A segment of the Candidatus Sumerlaea chitinivorans genome:
ACATTGGCTGGGTGACCGGCCATAGCTACGTCGTCTACGGTCCGCTTTCGCTCGGAGGCACCGTGTTCATTTATGAAGGCGCCCCGAACTATCCTCAGCCGGACCGGTTCTGGGCCATGATCGATCGGCACCACGTGAGCATTTTTTATACGGCGCCGACGGCAATCCGCGCCTTCCTGCGATGGGGTGAGCATTGGCCACTGCGTCACAGCTTACGCTCGCTGCGTCTGCTGGGAACCGTCGGTGAACCCATCAACCCTGAAGCGTGGATGTGGTACCACAAAATCATCGGACGCGGCCGCTGTCCCATCGTAGATACGTGGTGGCAGACCGAAACGGGTGCGATCATGATCACCCCCCTGCCGGGGATCACCCGCACGAAACCCGGCAGCGCCACGAAGCCGTTTTTCGGGGTCGTCCCCGATGTCGTCAACAAACAGGGCGAATCCCTGCCACCCAACACTGGCGGGTTCTTGGTCATTCGCGAGCCGTGGCCTTCCATGATGCGCACCATCTACGGCGACCCCGAACGCTTCCACCGCCAGTACTTCTCGGAAATCGAGGGTGTCTACTTCACCGGCGACGGAGCGCGCCGCGATGAAGACGGTTACTTTTGGATTATGGGGCGGGTGGATGACGTCATCAACGTCAGCGGGCACCGCCTCGGAACAATGGAGATCGAAAGCGCGCTCGTGAGCCATCCGAAGGTGGCGGAGGCCGCAGTGGTGGGCCGCCCTGACGAACTCAAGGGGCAAGCGATCTGTGCCTTTGTCACCCTTGAGCAGGGCACGGAGCCGAGCGATGAGCTGCGGCAGGAGCTACGCGAACATGTGGCGCGTGAGATTGGCGCTCTCGCCAAGCCTGACGACATCCGATTCACCGAGGCTCTGCCAAAGACGCGAAGTGGTAAAATCATGCGCCGCCTTCTTCGCGATATTGCGGCGGGCACCGAGAGCATCGGCGATACGACGACCCTCGAGGATTACAGTGTGTTGGCGAAACTGCGCGAGGAGTTGGAATAGCGGAGGCAGACGTTTGCGAGAATCGCGAACACGCGCCAGAAAATAGAGCTGAGGGCGCTTAGCGAAGCGCTCGCACGAAGGCTTCCACCAACGCGCGGCCAATGGCGGAATCTGCGCCGAGCCACCATACGGCCACGGCCACAGCCACCACCGCAAAGCGAATCGGATGGCGCTCACACCAACGCAATGGCCCCCAGCGTTCCTCGTTGCGCTCATGGTACGCCGCATGCTCGCGCAACGCGCTCACGACCTCCGTCTCAATGCGTTGGACGTGGTTCTCCAGCCGCGTCAGCGCTTGCCCAATATGGCGCAGCTCACTCGTAACCTCGCCCCGCCAGTGCTCAAGGGACACAGCGCCCGCGACGCGAGTGGGACTCGTCACGGAAGTGAGCGATGCTTGGAGCCCACTCTCCACATCCGTTCCGGGGAGCTCTCCTGCTGGACAAGCCCATTGCGACATGCCGGGACTTTTTTCTCCGGACATATTGCTCGCCACACCGCCCCCGTCAGGACGTGGGTTCGAGACTGTCTCCGTTGGCTCCCCTTCTTGGTGGCCACGGGAGAATTTCGATGTGCCAAACGCAACCATCGGATTCCTTTCAACTCTACGTAAACAGTGAAGGCCTGCGCCGCCACGAAATGTCAGCGGCGTTCTCACGTCAGCCATGCGATACCGCGCCGTCCGCAAACGACTCTCCCGTCTATGCCCACGCTATGCACCTGCGGCTGGCGACGCGCGCAGCCGAGGGAGGAGCGCCCCATCTGGCCTGACTGGCGCCTGAGACCAACACCATGCCTACATTCGCTTGGCGCTCAGGGCGAAGGCCTCAAGGTTCGCGTTCTGTTCCTGCATCGTCTGGCGTGGGCCGGTCACCTTGACAAAGAGCAACCCCTGAGGTCCGCCCTCCACCACCAACCCAAAGAGGGCGTAGTCGGGCTTGGGCTCCTGCGGAGGCCCCATCATGCCCATGGCAGTCGGCGTGTAGGTGCCGGACGTGCGCACCAAGTAGAGCCGCAGGCCCCCCGTCTCCAGTTCTGCCACGTCCGCGGGCTGGGAACCGGTCGTGGCCTCATCGCTGCGGAACTGGCCGACCCAACGCTCGATGTTCGCTTTCGGCGTCCCGCCTTGCCCTGGCCCAAACGCGAATACACTCATCTCGGCATCGCCACCGCTGCCCGGCAAACGATACTGCGCAAGCCGCACGGGCGACGAAGGCTCTTCCGGAATCCAGCCATCGGGAATCATGAAACCAATCCCCGCCGCGAGCAGTGAGCCAGTGGTGGCACGAACACCGCCGCGATCCGCTGGAGCAGGCATCCCCATGCTACCTGCGCCGGAAGCTGCGGCCCCCTGAGAAGGCATCCCGCGGGGCGCTCCCCCGCCGGCTCCTGTGTCGCTCGCAACAGCGAGCCGGAAGGGTGTGGCGGGGGGAGGCGTTTCGCCGGGCGGCCGACTCCACCGCTTTGGGGCATCGCCTTCGCCGCAGCCACCAAGCCCAACGATCACTAACGCAACCACCACACCTATCCTTCCAAGGTTCCGATCTTTGCTCATATTTCTCTCCCTCGATCTAAACCTCTCAACAAATCGCCCGCTGGGGCCGAGCAATCAATCGTGCAAGGAACGCCGCAGGTGGTTTGCCCTCGCTCAAGCGGTCCTTGCACGCCTTTCGGCGATATTTGCGGCCAATGAGCCTTCAAAGCAAAATTCCGCACGTTGCTTTCGATACCACACTGCAGTGATCTTGCCGGAAAATTCAGGACCGCTCCGCTCTCCATTCCTGAAGGCCCACGACGCGGGCTTCGTGCTCAGGTCCGTCGGTGGGCTCCGCGACAGGGAGTTTGGCCAGATGCTCGCGGACGGCTTCCAGCACACACAATTCCACGAGAGCCTCAAGGGCTTCCCCCGATGCGGCGGGCAGAAGGGTCCTGAAGAGTGCCGCGAACTCAGCAGCTACCGCGTGCGTTTCTTTCTTGGTTGGAAGGAGCGACGTTTCCCCAAGCGCCTGCAAGGCTCTCGCAAGACCTCCTGCTTGTTCCATTACCCGCAAAAGATGTTCCGCTGCAGCATTTTCGCGCTTCTGACTTTTCATAGTTCTGTCTTCTCTTTCGTTCTCTTTGCTTTTTGTTTCCGGACGGCGTCGGTCAGGGAAAGCTGTGGCAGCAGGGCTACGGGCACAATCGCGTCACGGGATCCCGCCTGCAGAGACCGCGCGCGTCGCCCGCGCTTTGGCCAGCTTGAAGAATGGCTCTTAGGCCTTGCGTTCCCCCGACTGCCCTTCTCCCCCGCTGCCACAGACCTGCAAAGATTAGTCCACCACGTTCAAAATCCGGTAGGCGGCCCCCGGCGCGATTAGCTTGTGGTCGTAGTACATCTGCACGCGAATCATGTCAGCCTTGCGGCGGTTTTCGCGCCAGCGCTCCACAAGCCATCCGCCGACACTTCCCCCCACCCCCGTCCACACAAACGTCGCGGCGGCCATGACTTGCTTGAGGGCGGGACGCGGTGGCACATGGAGAACGAACACCTCGTTCTCCCACACGCTCACGCAGATGGGCGGCTGCCCCTTGCGCGCGATGTTCTTGAACGCGCGCGGCACCAGTACCCGGTCCACGTCGAGCACCTGTGCCAGAAGCTGCTCCGTCACGACGCCGGCGGTCGTGTACTTGATGCGCTCGACAATCCGGGGATGATTGCGCAGGACATCGAAGACGCGATACGGCAACACCACCACGTTTGCGCGCCGCTGCGCATTTTGAAAAATGCTCTCGCGTGCCAGCTGGAAATACTGAAGCGGGTCCGTCGCGGGATCGTTCCAGTGCTCTGTCGGATCCAGTGAGGTCTCTGGAATCATGGTCGCTGTGCGCAACAAGGTCTCCAGCGCGATCTCTCGATTGAGCGCGATCTTTTCCGTAAGTAGTTCTGTGCGGTCGATGTCAGGCTGGAGCGGGGGATCGGCGTTCTCGCGCTCTTCGTCGGGGATGGCGGCCTCGAGCGCGTGATCCTCGCAGAAGTAGCTATCCGAGCTCAACGCGAAGTCCACCTCTGTGGCCTCCGCTCCAGGCGAGCGCAGATCGGGTGTCTGGCGGATCATTTCGCGCTGTGGATCATAAACGAAGTACTTGTCACTTTGTTTGCGCACCGCCACGCGTGGCGCAACCTCATCCGCAATGTAATCGCCGTTGCGATAGGCCACACTTACGTGGGTAAGCGCGGTGTCAATGTGCACTTGCGAGACTTCAGGCATGGGGTTTCTGTCCTTTCTTGGCTATTCGGGGTTTTCAAAAGCGTGGGTCACCAGACACGTTAGGCGGTGTGTTCGTGAATCGAGATGAACACCTCGATAATGTCGCCGTCGGTCACCGCTGTGGTTTCCGCAAATCCAAGGCAATTGAGCTTGGTGCCCGGGCTTGCCGTGGCTTGCTTCACCTTGCCGGAGCTGCCGGCGGCAATCACCGGGGCTCCGGCGGGAATTGCACCCGCGGCCACCACCTCGGCAATGCCCGCCTTGCGGACGGTCACGGCGCGCCCCTCCGACAACTGGCTATGCATGGTAATGCCGAGAAGCCCAGGCGCGTTCTCCGCGGCCGGCAAAGTGCACTCTCCCGGAAGTGGGCCTTGCACCACCACGCGCCCGGCTCCAACTCCGTTCGGACTAACGATTTTGTAGGTCTTGTCGAGTAAGTGAATTGGCATAGTTTCGCTCTCTTTCGCTGTAGAACTTGCTCAATGTCGTTGCGATGGGGCGGCTGTTTAAGCTTTTGCGCTTCGACGTGCGTGCGAGCTTCTCGATCCTCCGGCCCGTCCTGCCACGCGACTCAGGGCCTCGGCGTAGCCGAGGTTTGGCTGCGACGCTTGGAGCGCCCGGGCTTGCTCGTGGAGCTCCACGCTCAGCGGATCCACCTGTTCGCCGAAACTTAACACCGGCGACGATGCAACCGTCCCGGCGAAGGACGCGAGCTCGCCCTCGACGGGCTGCTCCAGCTCGCCACACGTCAGATAATGCTCAAACCACTCCTCCACCCCGATCTCATGCCCACGGTACGAGATGGTGGCGTCAGGTTCGAGTGCGTCCACAAACGCCAGCAGCAGTTGCGCTCCCTCGGGCGAAATGCGCTTGCTCCCCTTCGGAACACGCGCCAAGACCACCTCGAGGCTTTTCCGTCGCAACGCACGACGCAGCTGGGTGACTTGTTGCTCGAGATCCGCGCGACCGTTATTGTCGTCAGGCGCACTTGCCCCACTTTCGGCGTCCTCAAAACACACAATCTCTGCCTGCTCATCGAATACGACATCGCGCAGACCTTTCACCTCGGGACTCGCAGCGCCCAAAAGGGTGACAGCTCGCAGGTACGGTCGGCCCGTGGGTGCGAATTTACGGATCAGCTCCACGCTACGCTTCTTGTAGGCGCCTTGGCGCACTAACTCACGGACGACCTCCGGAACACCCGAAAGTGTGGCGACGAGACGATCGCCAACTCTGCGCAGACGCGTGACCCAGCCGAACGCCGGACCACTCCGCGCGTGGTCAAAAGTGAGGGGCGCTTCCAGAACGTCGGGCGAATAGTCGTTTGCCAAGACCTCGAGATCCTCTTCGGTCCAACGCCCCTTCGCCCCGTAATCGCCCGATCGGAACACTTCCATCTCAAGCTCGCCCTGCGCCCCCGCGGGAACCGGGCCCACCGCGCAAGGGGGGACCTGCGTTTTGTCCTTTGCCATAAGCTTCCTCCAATTTGTTGGCTTTCGTTGGATAGACGGTTTGGCTTGCGGAGAGAGAGGATAGAACCCGTGCAGCCACTCTTGCTCCGCCTTGTGTGATGAGAACAAATGTTCTAATGCGCTGCTACGTTTTGTGCATTGCTCACCTCCTAAATCCTTGTTATTCGCCGCACTGAGGTTGGATTAGTGCGGTAACTGATCCTTGTGCGCCTCGAGGGCGTCCACGAGCGGCTCCTTCTGGGCGGCTGCGTCCGCTTCCGTGCCCCCTGCCGGTCCCTGCCGCACGGGTGGCCGGTTGCCCCACGCAACCGGCGGCAGACCCAGCGCCGCGCGCACCTCATTCACCGTCAGCACCCCATACTGCAGGTGATATTGGTAAAGGTTGGCGTCGTCGTACTTGAGCACCCGGCTTACCGCGCTCGGCGCAGGCCTGCGATACTTGGCGTAGAAATAGTCGGTCTCGAGTGGCACGCCCAACTGAATGAGGCCCCGGTCGAGCTCGAGCTCGGCCTTGTAGTCCTGCGGCTGCTCGCAGTCGAACACGAGCTCGGGCGCGGCCACGTGGACCCCAAAGTTGAAGTCCACCAGCCAGCGGATGAGCTGATGCGTGAGCGCGTCGCCGAGCGCTCGCGCGTCCGCGGCCAAGTAGTCGTAGCGCACGGCCTCGTGCACCCGCCCCAGCGCAAGGCTTCCCGAGCGGCGCCCCTCGCTGGTGGTCAGCGTCTGGCCAAGCACGAGCTTCGAGATCTCGTCGTTGCACCAGTCGGCGAATTCGCGGTAGGTGCCCGCCGCACCCGAGCGGTGCGCTTCGAGCAGCTCCATGCTCACACTCTCGGGAATGACGACCCCCAAATCGCTTTGCAGCTGCGCCACAACCTCGTTGAGGCGCTGAATCTCCTCGGGTGTAGTCCCTGCGCCGTAGCGCGCGACGGCAGTTGGCGCCCCAAACTTCTCGTTGTACAGCGACCAAAACCGCAGATTGTTCTTCTTGAACCAGTAGTACCAGTAGGCCTTGGCGCAGAGAGCGCTGCCATAGGGCGCGGCTGGGTGTGGCTGAAAAACGAAAATAAGGAACTTGCGGGGCGGGAGTGCGACGGGACGCCCCCAAGGCGCGCTCCATTCGCCGGGCCGCGCCAAAAGTGCGGGGGTGCGGCCATGACCCAAGTCCCCTTGGGTTGCCGGCATCGCGCTCTGCGGCTCTGGGTCGAGCAAAAACCACTGCCCCACATCATCTTGGGCAAAGTAGCCCGGCCACCGCGGCGCAAGGCGCTCCACGCGAACGCGATTTTCTTGCTCCTCCCTCCGCCAGATGATCTCAAGGACGGCGAACCCTTTTCCGAAGGCGTCGAGCAGATGTAGGATCGCCTCGTGGAAGTTCGGAATTTCGCAAAGAGTCTCCTCGAGGAATTGAGCGACTTCTTGCCGGTGTTCGGCACGGGTGTGCGGTCCCGCCGTGCCTCCCGCCATCGCGTGTGAAGCGGCATGCTGAGGGCGCGGGGCACGGCCGCCGACTTGAACCTTGCTCGCGCCGCCTTCCCTCC
Coding sequences within it:
- a CDS encoding Acetyl-coenzyme A synthetase, producing MTAPANITSVLREHRTFAPPASFAQNAYLNSEEEYERLYRESIEDPEGFWAKRAEEELEWFRMWDRVLEWNLPFAKWFIGGQINVAHNCLDRHVRTWRANKAALIWEGEEGEVRTLTYHQLHYEVQKFANVLRLLGVDTGDRVAIYMPLIPEAVVAMLACARIGATHSVVFGGFSAEALKDRINDAQCKLVVTADGGRRRGDIVQLKRNVDAALEEAPSVDSVVVVRRTGQAVPMLPGRDHWYHELMENVRADCPCVPLDSEHPLFILYTSGTTGKPKGVVHSTGGYLLGVTLTTRYVFDLKDTDTYWCTADIGWVTGHSYVVYGPLSLGGTVFIYEGAPNYPQPDRFWAMIDRHHVSIFYTAPTAIRAFLRWGEHWPLRHSLRSLRLLGTVGEPINPEAWMWYHKIIGRGRCPIVDTWWQTETGAIMITPLPGITRTKPGSATKPFFGVVPDVVNKQGESLPPNTGGFLVIREPWPSMMRTIYGDPERFHRQYFSEIEGVYFTGDGARRDEDGYFWIMGRVDDVINVSGHRLGTMEIESALVSHPKVAEAAVVGRPDELKGQAICAFVTLEQGTEPSDELRQELREHVAREIGALAKPDDIRFTEALPKTRSGKIMRRLLRDIAAGTESIGDTTTLEDYSVLAKLREELE
- a CDS encoding Phage protein, translated to MEVFRSGDYGAKGRWTEEDLEVLANDYSPDVLEAPLTFDHARSGPAFGWVTRLRRVGDRLVATLSGVPEVVRELVRQGAYKKRSVELIRKFAPTGRPYLRAVTLLGAASPEVKGLRDVVFDEQAEIVCFEDAESGASAPDDNNGRADLEQQVTQLRRALRRKSLEVVLARVPKGSKRISPEGAQLLLAFVDALEPDATISYRGHEIGVEEWFEHYLTCGELEQPVEGELASFAGTVASSPVLSFGEQVDPLSVELHEQARALQASQPNLGYAEALSRVAGRAGGSRSSHARRSAKA
- a CDS encoding Phage protein — translated: MPEVSQVHIDTALTHVSVAYRNGDYIADEVAPRVAVRKQSDKYFVYDPQREMIRQTPDLRSPGAEATEVDFALSSDSYFCEDHALEAAIPDEERENADPPLQPDIDRTELLTEKIALNREIALETLLRTATMIPETSLDPTEHWNDPATDPLQYFQLARESIFQNAQRRANVVVLPYRVFDVLRNHPRIVERIKYTTAGVVTEQLLAQVLDVDRVLVPRAFKNIARKGQPPICVSVWENEVFVLHVPPRPALKQVMAAATFVWTGVGGSVGGWLVERWRENRRKADMIRVQMYYDHKLIAPGAAYRILNVVD
- a CDS encoding Mu-like prophage FluMu protein gp29 — protein: MTKRPNPIEHEIARVAARATTADASLSYVLDAEVRWRMPGGIYGLFQEMEEKDAHLFATLQTRRNALAACPWRVVWREGGASKVQVGGRAPRPQHAASHAMAGGTAGPHTRAEHRQEVAQFLEETLCEIPNFHEAILHLLDAFGKGFAVLEIIWRREEQENRVRVERLAPRWPGYFAQDDVGQWFLLDPEPQSAMPATQGDLGHGRTPALLARPGEWSAPWGRPVALPPRKFLIFVFQPHPAAPYGSALCAKAYWYYWFKKNNLRFWSLYNEKFGAPTAVARYGAGTTPEEIQRLNEVVAQLQSDLGVVIPESVSMELLEAHRSGAAGTYREFADWCNDEISKLVLGQTLTTSEGRRSGSLALGRVHEAVRYDYLAADARALGDALTHQLIRWLVDFNFGVHVAAPELVFDCEQPQDYKAELELDRGLIQLGVPLETDYFYAKYRRPAPSAVSRVLKYDDANLYQYHLQYGVLTVNEVRAALGLPPVAWGNRPPVRQGPAGGTEADAAAQKEPLVDALEAHKDQLPH